The sequence CCCGAGGTGCTGCGCCCCTACCTCGGCGGGCTCGAAGTGATGCTGCCGCTCGGTGACGGGCGGGCTGCTCGATGACGGGGCACTGGCTGGTCGGACTCGACGTCGACGGCACCATCCTGCTGCAGGACGAGACCATGAGCCCCGGTGTGCCCGAGGCGGTCGCGCGCGTGCGCGATGCCGGACACGTGGTGACCATCGCGACCGGACGAAGCTGGATGGCCACGCGACGCTATGTCGAGGAGCTCGGTCTCACCGCCGACTACGTCGTGTGCTCCAACGGTGCCGTGACGATGCGCCGCGACGGTGACGACTGGGAGCGTTGGAACGTCGAGACCTTCGACCCGACTCCCGTGCTCGGACTGCTGCGCGACCGTCTTCCGGACGCCCGGTACATGGTCGAACTCGCCTCGGGGCAGAGGTTGTTCACCGAGCAGCTCGACGACTGGACGCTCGACGGCGGCCGACAGGTCGACTTCGACGAACTCGGCGCGCTGCCGGTCTCCCGCATCGTGGTCGTCTCTCCCGGGCATGACGAAGACGATTTCCATCGCCTGGTGGCGGATGCCGGCCTCAACGAGGTCTCCTACGCGATCGGGTGGACCGCGTGGTTGGACATCGCCCCGCAGGGCGTGGACAAGGGCACTGCGCTGGAGCAGGTGCGCACCGAGCTCGGTCTCGACGGCGGACGCATCCTGGTGGCCGGCGACGGGCGCAACGACATCGGCATGTTCGGCTGGGCACGCTCCCTCGAGGGACGGGCCGTGGCGATGGGGCAGGCTCCGGACGAGGTGAAGGAAGCCGCGAGCGAGGTCACCGCCGACGTCGAGGACGGCGGGCTGGCGCAGGCGCTCGACACGCTTCCAGCGCCCGCCCAGGTCAGCGCGGGAGAATAGAACTCGGCTAGACTCACGCCTTGTCGACAGATGCGTCTGTCGAGGAGGGTTGTCCGAGCGGCCGATGGAGCTGGTCTTGAAAACCAGTGGGCAGAGATGTCTCGTGGGTTCGAATCCCACACCCTCCGCATAGTGAGCACGGTGACCCCGCACCGGCGCTGAATCCGAAAGGGTCCGAGTGAGCGACAACACCCGACGCCGCCGTACCATCGCGCGACACGGTCAACTCGAGACCCCGAGCCCGCTCGGCCAGCTGCTGAGGTTCATCGCGATCGGTCTGGCCGTGGTGCTCGTCAGCGGTCTCGGCGTCGGCTTCTACATTGCGTACGACTTCTCGAGCACCGTCGCGGCGAACGCCGTCGACCTGGACGGCCAGGAAGTCATCCCGCCGGACATCGGCGAGTACGAGAGCGGCTTCAATCTCGTCCTCACCGGTGTCGACACCTGTGAAGAGAAGTACAAAGATCTGTTCGGTGACCGGTGCACCGGGGGAGACGCCGAGGGCACACTCAACGACGTGAACCTTCTGGTGCACGTGTCGCAGGAGCCCCGCCGGATCACCGTCGTCAGCTTCCCGCGCGATCTGATGCTCCCCATCCCGGAGTGCACGGACGAAGACGGCAACGTGCACTCGGCGATGAGCAAGCAGCCTCTCAACACGGCCTACACGGACGGCGGCCTGAACTGTGTCGTCCAGACGATCTCCCAACTCACCGACCAAGAGGTCCAGTTCGCGGCATCCGTGACCTTCGGCGGCGTGATCGAGATCACCAACGCCATCGGCGGCGTCGACGTGTGCCTGGCGAACCCGATCAAGGACCGCTACACCGGTCTGGACATGGCCGCGGGAACGCACACCGTGGAGGGCCTTCAGGCGCTGCAGTTCCTTCGCACCCGACACGGTGTCGGTGATGGCAGCGACCTCGGCCGCATCGGCAACCAGCAGCAGTACATGTCGAGCCTCGCCCGCAAGATGATCAGCGGCGAGGTGCTGGGCAACGTGCCCGTCATGCTCAAGCTGGCGAACACGGCGCTGAGCAACCTCGAGGCCAGCACGTCGTTGGCGAACAACCCGATGACGCTCGTCCAGATCGCGCTCGCCGTGAAGTCGGTCCCGTTCGAGGACATCGTCTTCGTGCAGTACCCGACCGGTGCCGACTATGCCGACCCGAACAAGGTCGTGCCCAACGAGGAAGCGGCCGCGGCGCTCTGGGATGCGATCGAGGCGAACGCGCAGCTGCAGATCACCCACCAGAACAACAGCAACGACGGTGTGGTCGTGCAGGAGCCGACGGCGCCGGTCGAAGAAGCGACGCCGGATCCCTCGGCGACGCCGGACAACGTCGTGGCGCTGCCGGACTCGATCAAGGGCAATTCTGCGGCTCAGGAGACCTGCTCCAACGGCAACGTCCGCTGAGTCGAGACAGCATCAGCGCAATCCGTTTGCGCGTTCTTGCAAGAACTTGCGTACACTGACCCCATGTCGAAGCGACTCGCCGAGGTGGCGCGCAAGGTCGGAGTGAGCGAGGCCACGGTCAGCCGTGTGCTCAACGACAAGCCGGGCGTCTCGGATGCCACGCGCCAAGCGGTGCTGACGGCACTCGACGTACTCGGCTATGAGCGCCCGACGAAGCTGCGCGGCGAGCGCGCGCGTCTGGTCGGCCTGGTGCTGCCCGAACTGCAGAACCCGATCTTCCCCGCCTTCGCCGAGATCGTCGGCGGCGCACTCACGCAGAACGGGTACACCCCGCTGCTGTGCACCCAGAACGCCGGCGGGGTGACCGAATCGGACTACGTCGACCTGCTCCTCGCGCAGCAGGTGTCCGGGGTGATCTTCCTCGGTGGTAACTACACGCAGGCGGATGCCGCCCACCAGCATTACGAGCGGCTGCGCCAGGTGAATCTGCCGACCGTGCTCGTCAACGCCCGCGTCCCCGAGCTGCAGTTCGCGACCGTCTCCACCGACGATGCGGCTGCGGCCGAGCAGGCGGTCCTGCACGTGCACCAGCTGGGGCATCGCCGCATCGGGTTGCTGCTGGGGCCGGAGGATCATGTGCCGTCGCAGCGCAAGCTCGACTCCGCGCGCCGTCTGCTCGAGAAGCTCGGAGCGTCGCTCTCGGACGACCTCATCGTGCGCGGCATGTACTCGCTCGAGTCGGGGCAGGCCGGGGCGGCGCGACTCTTCGCCGCCGGCGCCACGGCCATCGTGTGCGCGAGCGATCCGATGGCACTCGGGGCGGTGCGTGCTGCACGTCGCGCGGGGCTGTCGGTGCCGGGAGAGGTGAGCATCGTCGGGTTCGACGACTCGGCGCTGATGAGCTGCACCGAACCGCCGCTGACCACGGTGCGGCAGCCGATCGAGTCGATGGGGCGCGCGATCATCGCGCTGCTGCTCGCGCAGATCGCCGGCACCTCCCAGCCGAGCGACGAGTTGCTGTTCGAGCCCGAGCTGGTGCTGCGCGCTTCGACGGGGCCACTGGTCTGACCGACACCCGGAAGGTGCGGTCTTCTGTGCGCCTGCAAGGCATTGCAAAATTCCAACAATCTGTTTAGTTCTTGCGTGGAACGTTAGAGAAAGCTACATTCGACTCATCGCCACCGACGACGAGGAGTTCCGTGGACACCGACGTTCTGCGCACGGCCGCACCCGCACGCACGCTGACCATGCCCGCGGGCGAGGGATGGTGGCGCACTGCGGTGATCTACCAGGTGTACGTGCGCAGCTTCGCCGACGGCAACGGCGATGGGATCGGCGACCTCGCCGGCGTGCGCTCACGGCTGCCCTACCTGAAGAGCCTCGGCGTCGACGCCCTGTGGTTCACGCCGTGGTACCGGAGCCCGCTCGCCGACGGCGGCTACGACGTGCAGGACTACCGGCTCATCGATCCGCGCTTCGGCACGCTCGAGGAGGCGGAGCAGCTGATCGCCGAAGCGCTCGAGTACGGCATCCGCACGATCGTCGACATCGTGCCGAACCACATCTCCGACCGGCACGCGTGGTTCCAGCAGGCGCTGGCGGCGCAGCCGGGGAGCCCGGAGCGCGAGCGCTTCTGGTTCCATCCCGGTCGAGGCGCAGACGGCGAGGAGATGCCGACGAACTGGGTGTCGAGCTTTCAAGGCGAGACGTGGACGCGCACGCGGAACCCCGACGGCACGCCGGGGGAGTGGTACCTGCACCTGTTCACGCCGCAGCAGCCCGACCTCAACTGGAACCACCCCGATGTGCGGCGCGAGCATGAAGACGTCCTGCGCTTCTGGTTCGACCGTGGTGTCGCCGGGGTGCGCATCGACTCGGCGGCCCTCCCGGTCAAGGACCCGGCGCTGCCGGACCTCCCCGCCGGCACGGCACCGGCCTCGGGGCATCCGCACATCGACCGCGACGAACTGCACGACATCTACCGCGACTGGCGTGCCGTCGCCGACGAATACGACGGCGAGCGCGTGCTCGTCGGAGAGGTCTGGCTCGACGACGCGGAGCGCTTCGCCCGTTACCTGCGCCCTGGCGAGATGCACACCGCCTTCAACTTCGGGTTCATGACGCAGCCGTGGAACGCTCAGGCGATGCGTGACTCCATCACGCGCACCCTCGCCGAGCACGCGCCCGTCGGTGCCCCCGCGACCTGGGTGCTCTCGAATCACGACGTCACGCGGCCGGTCACCCGCTACGGGCAGGCCGATTCGTCGTTCGCGTTCGAGCGCAAGAGGTTCGGCACCCCGACGGACGCGGTTCGAGGCGCGCGTCGGGCCCGCGCGGCATCGCTGCTCGTCGCCGCGCTCCCCGGCAGCCTCTACATCTACCAGGGCGACGAGCTCGGATTGCCCGAGGTGGAGCTGCCGCTCGACGCGATCGAGGACCCCATGCACTTCCGTTCCCGGGGTGTAGATCCGGGACGCGATGGATGCCGGGTTCCGCTGCCCTGGGCGGGGACGGCGACTCCTTACGGCTTCGGGGGCGCCCCGTGGCTTCCGCAGCCGGACGACTGGGCGACGCTCACCGTCGAGACGCAGGACGCCGACCCCGCCTCGACCCTGAACCTGTACCGCGCGGCGATCGCCCTGCGGAAGCGGATCGCGGATCTCGCCGGCAGCGCCCTGGAGTGGTTGGAGCTCGGAGCAGACATCCTCGCGTTCCGCCGCGGCGACGGCACCGTCAGCATCACGAATCTGGGTGCCGTGCCGGTGCCTCTCCCCGCGCATCACGAGGTGCTTCTCGCCAGCGCCCCGCTCGACGGTGAGCTGCCCCCGGATTCCACCGCCTGGCTCGCGCTCCGAGCCGTCCCCGGGCGCTCGTCGCGAGCGACCGACTAGCCCTGCACCACCCGATCAGCACCACATGGAAGGACACAGACAATGAAGTCACCGATGAAAGCCCTCGTCGCCGGCGTCGCCGTGCTCACGACGGTCGGCGCGCTCGCCGGCTGCACGTCGAGCGGGGGCGACGACAGTGCCGACGGCAAGACCGAGCTGCGGGTCGCGACGTTCCCCCCGGGAGCGGATGCTGCCGCCTATGAGGCGTTCGCCGAACAGGAGAAGCAGTTCGAGAAGGAACATCCCGACATCGACATCGTGGGTGTCGAGTACGAGTGGGAGGGGCCGACCTTCGCCGTGCAGCTCGCCGGCGGAAGCCTGCCCGACGTCTTCACCGTGCCGTTCACCGACTCCAAGACGCTGCTCGAGAACGGCCAGCTGATGGATGTCACCGACGCCATCGACGAGCTCGGCTACACCGACAAGTTCAACCCGATCATCCTCGACGGCGTCACGGGCGACGACGGCAAGATCTACGGCTTCCCGCGCCAGGCCTATGCGGCAGCCCTGCACTACAACCGCGACCTGTTCGACCAGGCCGGACTCGACCCCGACAGCCCGCCGGAGACGTGGGACGAGATCCGCGAAGCGGCCAAGAAGATCACGGATGCCACGGGCAAGGCCGGCTACGCGCAGATGGCGATCAACAACACCGGCGGCTGGCAGCTCACCTCGCAGACGGTGGCGCGCGGCGGCCGCACGCAGACCGACAACGGCGACGGCACGGCGGAGTCGACGATCGACAACGACGCCACCAAGGCCGCGCTGCAGTTCCTGCACGACGTGAAGTGGGAGGACAACGCCTTCGGTTCCAAGGTCGACCTCGACTGGGGAACCATCAACCAGGAGTTCGCGGCCGGCAACATCGGCATGTACACCTCGGGTTCCGACATCTACACCGCGCTCGTGCGGGACTTCGGCATGGACTCGGCGATCTACGGCATGACGGTCGTGCCGATGGAGGGCGATGACCCCGGTACTCTCGGCGGCGGCGACATCGCCGTGATCAGCCCTACGGTCGACGACACGACGAAGGCCGCAGCGGTGACCTGGATCGACTGGTACTACATGCAGAAGCTCATGGACGAGGACGCGGCTGTCCTCGACGCGAAGACCCTGAACGAGTCCGGTCAGGCCGTCGGCACGCCGCTGCTGCCGGTGCTGAGCCGCGAGCTGTACGACGAGTCGCAGGAGTGGATCGCCGACTACATCAACGTGCCGGTCGACCAGATGGCACCGTTCAGCGACCGCATCTGGGACCAGACGCCGGTCGGTGAGCCGAAGGTGAAGACGCAGGAGGTCTACGCGCTCCTCGACACCGCGGTGCAGACCGTCCTGACCGATCAGAACGCCGACATCGACGCGCTGCTCGCCCAGGTGCAGGCCGATGCGCAGGCGAAGCTCGACGAGTAACGCTCCATGACGATGACGCTCTCCGAGCAGCGGGCGGCGGTGGAGGACTCTCCGCCGCCCGCTGTGCGCCGTTCCCGCCGCCGCTCACCGCTCACGTGGTTCCGCGGCGGCGGGCTCGCGAACCTCCTGTTCGTGCTTCCCATGCTGTTCGTGTTCATCTTCTTCTCGTGGTCGCCGATCGTGCAGTCGGTGATCATGAGCCTGCAGAAGACGAACCTGATCGTCTCCGAGTGGGTCGGAATCGACAACTACCTCGCCGTGATCGGCGACCCCGAACTCGGTCGGGCCGTGATCAACACCCTGTGGTTCGCCGTGCTCGCTCTGCTCTTCGGCTTCCCTCTGCCGCTGCTCATGGCCGTGCTGATGAGCGAGGTACGCCGCGGCAAGGGCATCTACTCGGCGCTCGCGTATCTCCCCGTCGTGATCCCGCCCGTGGTGGCGGTGCTGCTGTGGAAGTTCTTCTACAGCGCCGACCCGTCCGGTGTCTTCAACACGGTGCTCGGGTTCGTCGGCATCCCTCCGCAGCCGTGGATCCAGGACGCCGTGCAGGCCATGCCCTCGCTCGTGCTCGAGGCGACATGGGCGGGAGCCGGAGGATCGATCATCATCTACCTGGCCGCGCTCCTGGGCGTGCCGCCCGAGCTGTACGACGCAGCCGAGGTCGACGGCGCCGGCATCTGGAAGAAGATCTGGCACGTCACGCTGCCGCAGCTGCGCGGCATCCTCTTCATCATGCTGATCCTGCAGGTGATCGCGACCGCCCAGGTCTTCCTCGAACCGTTCCTGTTCACCGGCGGTGGCCCCGCCGGAGCGACCAAGACCGTGCTGCTGTACATCTACGACAAGGCCTTCCGCAACAGCCTGGGCGGCGACTACGGAGAGGCGACGGCCGTCTCGGTGCTGCTCGCCATCGTCCTCGCCCTGCTCTCCTGGCTGTACTTCACGCTGACCGACCGTTGGAGCACGACGTGAGCCTCACCACCCGCCTCTCGACCCGTGCCGCGGAGAAGGCGGCGGAGAAGGCCGCCGATCGCGTCGGGGACCGCACGGTCATCTCCGACTCGGAGCGCCGGCGCCCCGGCATCCGCGTCGGAATGTCGATCACGCACGTGTTCCTCACCGTCGGGCTGGTCGTCGCCGGCCTCGGCCCGATCCTGTGGCTCGCGAAGTCGGCCATCACGCCGACGCAGGACACCCTGCAGCAGCCGTTCGCGCTGTGGCCGAACGGCATGGACTGGGAGAACCTGTCGACCGCGTGGAACGACATCCACATCGACCAGTACTTCTTCAACACGGTGATCATCGCGCTCGGCGCCTGGTTCGTGCAGCTGTTCATCGCGACCACCGCAGGCTATGCGCTCTCGGTGCTGCAGCCGAAGTACGCGCCGATCCTGAACGCGCTCGTGCTGGCGACGCTGTTCATCCCCGGCATCGTGCTGCTCGTGCCGCTGTATCTGACGATCGTGCACCCGCCGCTGCTGGGGGATGTGAGCCTGCTCAACAACTACCTCGCCGTGTGGTTGCCGATGGGGGCGAACGCCTTCAACATCCTGCTGGTCAAGCGGTTCTTCGACAGCCTGCCGCGTGAGGTCTTCGAGGCCGCGCGCACTGACGGCGCCGGTCCCTTCCGGCTGTTCTGGTCGATCGTGCTGCCGATGTCGAAGCCCATCCTCGGTGTGGTCTCGGTGTTCGCGATCATCGCCGCGTGGAAGGACTACCTCTGGCCGATGCTCGTGCTGCCCGATCCATCGGTGCAGCCGCTGTCGGTGCGACTTCCCGCCGTGCAGTCGCAGACCGAGCTCGACGTGTTCCTCGCGGCCCTCGCGATCGCGACGCTGATCCCGATCGCGATGTTCCTGATCTTCCAGTCGGTGTTCCTGCGCTCGGCCGGACTCGGGGGTGCCGTGAAGGGCTAGTCGGGTCAGCCGGTGGTCGAGCGCCGCACGATCAGTTCGGGCGGGAACACGGTCTGCCGGGGGATGCTCTCCGGGTCGGAGGCCTCTTCGAGCACGATGCGCAGGGCCGTGCGCCCGATCATCCGGCTGGGCTGTCGGATCGATGAGAGCGGCACCGCGGCGGCGGCGGCGAAGGGGATGTCGTCGAACCCGATCAGCGCGATCTCGTCGGGGACGAGCACCCGTCCCCCGGCGACGAGTGACTGCAGCAGACCGAGCGCCAGCAGGTCGTTCGCGGCGAACAGGGCGTCGGGCCACTCTCGGCGCGGCCGGGTGAGCAGCTTCGCGCCCGCGGTGGCTCCCTCCTCCACCGTCATGGCCGAGGTGGGGACCACTTCGAGGTCGACGTGCACCGAGGCGTTCTCGGCAGCTGCGCGTGCACCGGCGAGCCGATCGGTGACCTGGCGCATGTCGAACGGGCCGCCGACGAAGGCGATGCGTCGTCGCCCCGCCTCGATGAGGTGCTCGACCGCGAGACGTCCGCCCGCGACGCTGTCGACGGAGACCGATGAGAATCCGCTGTCGGCGCTGAACCTGTCGACGAGCACGGTGGCGATGCCGCTGGCCCGGAATCGGCGGAGCTGCGTCATGACGTCGCCGTACGGGGCGATCAGGAGGCCGCGCACCTGCTGCTCGCGGAAGAGGTCGAGATACACCTTCTCGCGGGACGGGTCGTCGTCGGTGTTGCCGTAGAGGATCGCGATGCCGTGACTGGAGGCTTCGTCTTCGGCGCCGCGCACCACATCGCTGTAGAAGGGGTTCTGTCCGTCGAGGACCACGAAGCCGACGGTCGTGCTGATGCCGGCGCGCAGTTTGCGGGCGGCATCGTTTCGCACGTACCCGAGTTCCTCGATGGCGCGGCTCACGCGCGCCACCGAATCGCTGGAGACCTCTTCCGGACGGTTGAGGACGTTCGAGACGGTGCCGACGGACACCCCGGCGCGGAGGGCGACATCACGGATGCTGACCGGCACGGCTCTCCTCTCGACGTCGGGCGGATCACGGTTCGGGCATCAGGGGTTGACCTGCGGCCCGCATCACATACACTAGCCTGAAACCCACCTGAATCGATTCAGGTAGATTCATTCCGCACAATCATCCCCCTCAACGGAGAGGAAAGCCCGTGGTCGACGAAGCACCCGCCCGCAGTGCTCCCCCCACCGCGCTCGAGCTGCACCGTGTCGTGAAGTCCTTCGGGCCCGTCATCGCGCTGCGCTCCGGAAGCCTCACGCTGCAGTCGCGGTCCATCCACGCCCTCATCGGCGAGAACGGCGCCGGCAAGTCGACGCTCGTGAAGATCATGGCCGGGCTCTACCGCCGCGATTCGGGCGACTTCCGTCTGCACGGCGAAGACGT is a genomic window of Microbacterium maritypicum containing:
- a CDS encoding LacI family DNA-binding transcriptional regulator, whose protein sequence is MPVSIRDVALRAGVSVGTVSNVLNRPEEVSSDSVARVSRAIEELGYVRNDAARKLRAGISTTVGFVVLDGQNPFYSDVVRGAEDEASSHGIAILYGNTDDDPSREKVYLDLFREQQVRGLLIAPYGDVMTQLRRFRASGIATVLVDRFSADSGFSSVSVDSVAGGRLAVEHLIEAGRRRIAFVGGPFDMRQVTDRLAGARAAAENASVHVDLEVVPTSAMTVEEGATAGAKLLTRPRREWPDALFAANDLLALGLLQSLVAGGRVLVPDEIALIGFDDIPFAAAAAVPLSSIRQPSRMIGRTALRIVLEEASDPESIPRQTVFPPELIVRRSTTG
- a CDS encoding ABC transporter substrate-binding protein, which produces MKSPMKALVAGVAVLTTVGALAGCTSSGGDDSADGKTELRVATFPPGADAAAYEAFAEQEKQFEKEHPDIDIVGVEYEWEGPTFAVQLAGGSLPDVFTVPFTDSKTLLENGQLMDVTDAIDELGYTDKFNPIILDGVTGDDGKIYGFPRQAYAAALHYNRDLFDQAGLDPDSPPETWDEIREAAKKITDATGKAGYAQMAINNTGGWQLTSQTVARGGRTQTDNGDGTAESTIDNDATKAALQFLHDVKWEDNAFGSKVDLDWGTINQEFAAGNIGMYTSGSDIYTALVRDFGMDSAIYGMTVVPMEGDDPGTLGGGDIAVISPTVDDTTKAAAVTWIDWYYMQKLMDEDAAVLDAKTLNESGQAVGTPLLPVLSRELYDESQEWIADYINVPVDQMAPFSDRIWDQTPVGEPKVKTQEVYALLDTAVQTVLTDQNADIDALLAQVQADAQAKLDE
- a CDS encoding HAD family hydrolase, encoding MTGHWLVGLDVDGTILLQDETMSPGVPEAVARVRDAGHVVTIATGRSWMATRRYVEELGLTADYVVCSNGAVTMRRDGDDWERWNVETFDPTPVLGLLRDRLPDARYMVELASGQRLFTEQLDDWTLDGGRQVDFDELGALPVSRIVVVSPGHDEDDFHRLVADAGLNEVSYAIGWTAWLDIAPQGVDKGTALEQVRTELGLDGGRILVAGDGRNDIGMFGWARSLEGRAVAMGQAPDEVKEAASEVTADVEDGGLAQALDTLPAPAQVSAGE
- a CDS encoding LCP family protein → MSDNTRRRRTIARHGQLETPSPLGQLLRFIAIGLAVVLVSGLGVGFYIAYDFSSTVAANAVDLDGQEVIPPDIGEYESGFNLVLTGVDTCEEKYKDLFGDRCTGGDAEGTLNDVNLLVHVSQEPRRITVVSFPRDLMLPIPECTDEDGNVHSAMSKQPLNTAYTDGGLNCVVQTISQLTDQEVQFAASVTFGGVIEITNAIGGVDVCLANPIKDRYTGLDMAAGTHTVEGLQALQFLRTRHGVGDGSDLGRIGNQQQYMSSLARKMISGEVLGNVPVMLKLANTALSNLEASTSLANNPMTLVQIALAVKSVPFEDIVFVQYPTGADYADPNKVVPNEEAAAALWDAIEANAQLQITHQNNSNDGVVVQEPTAPVEEATPDPSATPDNVVALPDSIKGNSAAQETCSNGNVR
- a CDS encoding carbohydrate ABC transporter permease, encoding MSLTTRLSTRAAEKAAEKAADRVGDRTVISDSERRRPGIRVGMSITHVFLTVGLVVAGLGPILWLAKSAITPTQDTLQQPFALWPNGMDWENLSTAWNDIHIDQYFFNTVIIALGAWFVQLFIATTAGYALSVLQPKYAPILNALVLATLFIPGIVLLVPLYLTIVHPPLLGDVSLLNNYLAVWLPMGANAFNILLVKRFFDSLPREVFEAARTDGAGPFRLFWSIVLPMSKPILGVVSVFAIIAAWKDYLWPMLVLPDPSVQPLSVRLPAVQSQTELDVFLAALAIATLIPIAMFLIFQSVFLRSAGLGGAVKG
- a CDS encoding carbohydrate ABC transporter permease translates to MTMTLSEQRAAVEDSPPPAVRRSRRRSPLTWFRGGGLANLLFVLPMLFVFIFFSWSPIVQSVIMSLQKTNLIVSEWVGIDNYLAVIGDPELGRAVINTLWFAVLALLFGFPLPLLMAVLMSEVRRGKGIYSALAYLPVVIPPVVAVLLWKFFYSADPSGVFNTVLGFVGIPPQPWIQDAVQAMPSLVLEATWAGAGGSIIIYLAALLGVPPELYDAAEVDGAGIWKKIWHVTLPQLRGILFIMLILQVIATAQVFLEPFLFTGGGPAGATKTVLLYIYDKAFRNSLGGDYGEATAVSVLLAIVLALLSWLYFTLTDRWSTT
- a CDS encoding LacI family DNA-binding transcriptional regulator, which encodes MSKRLAEVARKVGVSEATVSRVLNDKPGVSDATRQAVLTALDVLGYERPTKLRGERARLVGLVLPELQNPIFPAFAEIVGGALTQNGYTPLLCTQNAGGVTESDYVDLLLAQQVSGVIFLGGNYTQADAAHQHYERLRQVNLPTVLVNARVPELQFATVSTDDAAAAEQAVLHVHQLGHRRIGLLLGPEDHVPSQRKLDSARRLLEKLGASLSDDLIVRGMYSLESGQAGAARLFAAGATAIVCASDPMALGAVRAARRAGLSVPGEVSIVGFDDSALMSCTEPPLTTVRQPIESMGRAIIALLLAQIAGTSQPSDELLFEPELVLRASTGPLV
- a CDS encoding glycoside hydrolase family 13 protein; translation: MPAGEGWWRTAVIYQVYVRSFADGNGDGIGDLAGVRSRLPYLKSLGVDALWFTPWYRSPLADGGYDVQDYRLIDPRFGTLEEAEQLIAEALEYGIRTIVDIVPNHISDRHAWFQQALAAQPGSPERERFWFHPGRGADGEEMPTNWVSSFQGETWTRTRNPDGTPGEWYLHLFTPQQPDLNWNHPDVRREHEDVLRFWFDRGVAGVRIDSAALPVKDPALPDLPAGTAPASGHPHIDRDELHDIYRDWRAVADEYDGERVLVGEVWLDDAERFARYLRPGEMHTAFNFGFMTQPWNAQAMRDSITRTLAEHAPVGAPATWVLSNHDVTRPVTRYGQADSSFAFERKRFGTPTDAVRGARRARAASLLVAALPGSLYIYQGDELGLPEVELPLDAIEDPMHFRSRGVDPGRDGCRVPLPWAGTATPYGFGGAPWLPQPDDWATLTVETQDADPASTLNLYRAAIALRKRIADLAGSALEWLELGADILAFRRGDGTVSITNLGAVPVPLPAHHEVLLASAPLDGELPPDSTAWLALRAVPGRSSRATD